From Salvelinus sp. IW2-2015 linkage group LG2, ASM291031v2, whole genome shotgun sequence, one genomic window encodes:
- the LOC111979425 gene encoding mid1-interacting protein 1-B-like, which translates to MMQISESHLQKNSLFNSMNRFIGAVNNMDQTVMVPSLLRDVPLEEEREMAALKSSGNSDIEDGDMYSYYQLLKSIRCDIEWGVMRAEEAXKLKESRGPSSRIDSKEEESEVSSEEDEVNLQKQFQFHMTGLHGVLSKLTQQANTLTNRYKQEIGIGCY; encoded by the coding sequence ATGATGCAAATCTCAGAATCCCACCTGCAGAAGAACTCCCTGTTCAACTCCATGAACCGCTTCATTGGAGCCGTCAACAACATGGACCAGACGGTGATGGTGCCCAGCCTGCTGCGGGACGTCCCactggaagaagagagggagatggccGCCCTCAAAAGCTCGGGAAACAGCGACATCGAGGACGGCGACATGTACAGCTACTACCAGCTCCTGAAGTCCATCCGCTGCGACATCGAGTGGGGAGTGATGCGCGCCGAGGAAGCCGAKAAGCTCAAGGAGAGCCGGGGTCCCAGCTCTCGGATTGATTCCAAGGAAGAAGAATCGGAGGTGTCGTCCGAGGAAGACGAGGTTAACCTGCAAAAGCAGTTCCAGTTCCACATGACAGGGCTTCACGGAGTGCTGTCCAAGCTGACGCAACAGGCCAACACTCTCACCAACCGCTACAAGCAGGAGATCGGCATTGGATGCTACTAA